From Piscinibacter gummiphilus:
CGCGCTGTGCCTGCACCTGCTGCGCATCGGCTACAAGATCCGATCCTGAGCCTGAACGCTTGCAGCGATAATCCAGCCCCTATGGCCGACCCCACCCCCGCCGACGTCGAGCGCTACATCGCGCAAGGCCTCGCCTGCGACCACCTGCAGGTGGAGGGCGACGGGCGCCATTTCTTCGCCACCATCGTGTCGGCCGAGTTCGAGGGCAAGAGCCGCGTGATGCGCCATCAGCGGGTCTACCAGGCCCTGGGCGATAGAATGCGCGAGCAAATCCACGCGCTGTCCATGAAGACGCTGACCCCGGCCGAGTGGGCTTCCAACGCCTCGTCGGTTTCCAACCACCACCATTGAATCCCGCCGCAGTGTTCACTGCGGCTGGCGGGCCTGCTGCCTGCGGGTCCGTGAGCCGGGTGGGCTTGGCGGCTGAAAGCCCCACATGGACAAACTCCTCATCAAAGGCGGCCGGCCCCTCCAGGGCGAGGTGGTGATCTCGGGCGCGAAGAACGCCGCACTGCCCGAACTCTGCGCCGCGCTGCTCACCGCCGAGCCGGTGACGCTGACCAACGTGCCGCGCCTGCAGGACGTGAACACCACGCTCAAGCTCTTGCGCATGATGGGCGTGCAGGCTGAGCGCAGCGAGGCCGAGCCCGACACGGTGGCCATCAACGCCTCCAACGTCACCTCGCGCGAAGCGACCTACGACCTGGTGAAGACCATGCGGGCGTCGATTCTCGTGCTGGGCCCGCTGCTCGCGCGCTTCGGCGAGGCCAAGGTCTCCCTGCCCGGCGGCTGCGCCATCGGCTCGCGGCCGGTCGACCAGCACATCAAGGGCATGCAGGCGATGGGCGCCGAGATCACCGTCGAGCATGGCTACATCCACGCCAAGACCCGTCGCCTGAAAGGCGCCCGCATCACGACCGACATGGTCACCGTCACCGGCACCGAAAACCTGATGATGGCCGCCGTGCTGGCCGAGGGTGAAACGGTGCTGGAGAACGCGGCGCAGGAGCCGGAGATTCCCGACCTGGCCGAGATGCTGATCAAGATGGGCGCGAAGATCGAAGGCCACGGCACCAGCAAGATCCTCATCCAGGGCGTGGAGCGCCTGGGCGGCGTGGCACACCGCATCGTGCCCGACCGCATCGAGGCCGGCACCTTCCTCTGCGCCGTGGCCGCTGCCGGTGGCGACGTGACCCTGCGCCGCGCACGCGCCGATCACCTCGACGCGGTGATCGACAAGCTGCGCGACGCCGGCGCCACGATCGAATCGGGTGCCGACTGGATCCGCGTCAAGAACGACAAGCGCCTGCGTGCGGTCGGCTTCCGCACCAGCGAATACCCCGCCTTTCCAACCGACATGCAAGCGCAGTTCATGGCGCTCGACTGCATTGCCGAAGGCACGGCCCGCATCACCGAGACCATCTTCGAGAACCGCTACATGCACGTGAACGAACTCGTGCGCCTGGGCGCGAAGATCGAGGTCGACGGGCACACGGCGGTGGTGCAGGGCGTGCCGCAGCTGTCGGGTGCGACGGTGATGGCGACCGACCTGCGCGCCTCGGCCAGCCTCGTGATCGCGGGCCTCGTGGCCGACGGTGAAACGGTCGTCGACCGCATCTACCACCTGGACCGCGGCTACGACCAGATGGAAACCAAGCTGCGCGGCATCGGCGCGGACATCCAGCGCATCAAATGATTACTCTTGCTCTGTCCAAGGGACGCATCTTCGAAGAGACCCTGCCGCTGCTGAAGGCCGCGGGCATCGAGGTGCTCGAAGACCCGGAAAAGTCCCGCAAGCTCATCATCGGCACCACGAAGCCTGATGTGCGCGTGGTGCTGGTGCGTGCGACCGACGTGCCGACCTACGTGCAGTACGGCGGTGCCGACCTGGGCGTGGCCGGCAAGGACGTGCTGCTCGAGCACGGCGGCCAGGGCCTCTACCAGCCGCTCGACCTGAAGATTGCCAAGTGCCGCATGAGCGTGGCCACGCGCGACGACTTCGACTACGCCGCGGCCGTGAAGCAGGGCTCGCGCATCCGCGTCGCCACCAAGTACACCAGCTGCGCCCGAGACTTCTTCGCCGACAAGGGCGTGCACGTCGACGTGATCAAACTCTACGGCTCGATGGAGCTCGCGCCGCTCACGGGCCTCGCCGATGCCATCGTCGATCTCGTGTCGACCGGCAGCACGCTCAAGGCCAACCACTTGGTCGAAGTGGAAGAGATCATGAAGATCTCCGCCCGCCTGGTGGTCAACCAGGCCGCGCTCAAGACCAAGCGCGAGCCTCTGCGCCAGATCATCGACGCCATCGCGTCGGCCATTCCCGAGTAAACGACCATGAGCGTCAACGTCCGCCAGCTCGTCACGACCGCCGCCGACTTCGAAGCCGAATTCCAGCGCGTGCTGCACTGGTCGGCCGAGACCGACCATGCGATCGAAGAGCGGGTGGCGGCGATCCTCGACGACGTGCAAAAGCGCGGCGACGCCGCGGTGCTGGAATACACCCAGCGTTTCGACGGGCTCGCAGCGCCGTCCGTGGCGGCGCTCGAGATCACACGCGACGAATTGCAGGCGGCCGTGTCGGCGATCACGCCGAATCAGCGCGAGGCCCTCGAAGCCGCCGCCGCGCGGGTGCGCGACTACCACCAGCGCCAGCTCGAAGCCTGCGGCCGCTCGTGGAACTACCGCGATGCCGATGGCACGCTGCTCGGGCAGAAGGTGACGCCACTCGACCGTGTGGGCATCTACGTGCCGGGCGGCAAGGCGGCGTATCCCTCGAGCGTGCTGATGAACGCCGTGCCGGCCAAGGTGGCCGGCGTCGGTGAGATCGTGATGGTCGTGCCCACGCCCAAGGGCGAGCGCAACGCGATGGTGCTGGCCGCGGCGGCCATCGCCGGTGTGGACCGTGCCTTCACCCTTGGCGGCGCGCAGGCCGTGGCGGCCCTGGCCTTCGGCACGGCGACCGTGCCCGCCGTCGACAAGATCACCGGCCCCGGCAACGCCTACGTCGCGAGCGCCAAGCGCCGTGTTTTCGGCAAGGTCGGCATTGACATGATCGCCGGCCCGAGCGAGATCCTGGTGCTGGCCGACGGCACGACGCCGCCCGACTGGGTGGCGATGGACCTCTTCAGCCAGGCCGAGCACGACGAGCTGGCGCAGAGCATCCTGCTGTGCCCCGATGCGGCGTATATCGCCAGGGTGAAGGCCGAGATCGAGCGCCTGCTGCCCGGCATGCCGCGCCGCGACGTGATCCGTGCCTCGCTCGAAGGCCGCGGCGCGCTGATCCACACGCGCTCGATGGAAGAAGCTTGCGCGATCAGCAACCGCATCGCGCCCGAGCACCTGGAAGTCAGCTCACGCGAACCGGGCAAGTGGGAACCTTTGCTCAAGCATGCCGGCGCGATCTTCATGGGCGCCTTCACCAGCGAGAGCCTGGGCGATTACTGCGCCGGCCCCAACCACGTGCTGCCCACCTCGGGCACCGCGCGCTTCTCGTCGCCGCTGGGCGTGTACGACTTCCAGAAGCGCAGCAGCCTCATCGAGGTGAGCGAGGCGGGCGCGCAGAAGCTGGGCGTGATCGCCGCTGAACTCGCCTATGGCGAGGGCCTGCAGGCTCATGCGCAAGCCGCGGAAATGCGGCTCAAGCGCGGCGGCTGACTATTTCCTTGGTAACGCCTGCTGCATCGTGACCAACGCGCGCAAGGTCCCCTTCACCTCGGCCAGCTCACGCTGCTGCTCGAGCAGGATGCGCTGCATGCCTTCAAGCACCTTGTCCTGCTGCGCGACCTTCTCGCGCAGCGCGGCCACCCCAGACAGCCGGTCGACGATTTCTGCGACCAGGCTCATGACGGAGACCCAGCCTTGATCGCCTCGATCTCCGCGAAGAACGCCTTCGCGCGGCGCTGGCCGGCGTCGAGCGTGGCGAGGGTCGCATCGAGGTCGTCTTTGGCCTTGCGGGTGGCGAAGTCGAGCAGCTCCAGTTCGGCCATCGAGTCGACGCCGGCGCGGTACAGGTCG
This genomic window contains:
- a CDS encoding BolA family protein, with the protein product MADPTPADVERYIAQGLACDHLQVEGDGRHFFATIVSAEFEGKSRVMRHQRVYQALGDRMREQIHALSMKTLTPAEWASNASSVSNHHH
- the murA gene encoding UDP-N-acetylglucosamine 1-carboxyvinyltransferase, yielding MDKLLIKGGRPLQGEVVISGAKNAALPELCAALLTAEPVTLTNVPRLQDVNTTLKLLRMMGVQAERSEAEPDTVAINASNVTSREATYDLVKTMRASILVLGPLLARFGEAKVSLPGGCAIGSRPVDQHIKGMQAMGAEITVEHGYIHAKTRRLKGARITTDMVTVTGTENLMMAAVLAEGETVLENAAQEPEIPDLAEMLIKMGAKIEGHGTSKILIQGVERLGGVAHRIVPDRIEAGTFLCAVAAAGGDVTLRRARADHLDAVIDKLRDAGATIESGADWIRVKNDKRLRAVGFRTSEYPAFPTDMQAQFMALDCIAEGTARITETIFENRYMHVNELVRLGAKIEVDGHTAVVQGVPQLSGATVMATDLRASASLVIAGLVADGETVVDRIYHLDRGYDQMETKLRGIGADIQRIK
- the hisG gene encoding ATP phosphoribosyltransferase, translated to MITLALSKGRIFEETLPLLKAAGIEVLEDPEKSRKLIIGTTKPDVRVVLVRATDVPTYVQYGGADLGVAGKDVLLEHGGQGLYQPLDLKIAKCRMSVATRDDFDYAAAVKQGSRIRVATKYTSCARDFFADKGVHVDVIKLYGSMELAPLTGLADAIVDLVSTGSTLKANHLVEVEEIMKISARLVVNQAALKTKREPLRQIIDAIASAIPE
- the hisD gene encoding histidinol dehydrogenase; this encodes MSVNVRQLVTTAADFEAEFQRVLHWSAETDHAIEERVAAILDDVQKRGDAAVLEYTQRFDGLAAPSVAALEITRDELQAAVSAITPNQREALEAAAARVRDYHQRQLEACGRSWNYRDADGTLLGQKVTPLDRVGIYVPGGKAAYPSSVLMNAVPAKVAGVGEIVMVVPTPKGERNAMVLAAAAIAGVDRAFTLGGAQAVAALAFGTATVPAVDKITGPGNAYVASAKRRVFGKVGIDMIAGPSEILVLADGTTPPDWVAMDLFSQAEHDELAQSILLCPDAAYIARVKAEIERLLPGMPRRDVIRASLEGRGALIHTRSMEEACAISNRIAPEHLEVSSREPGKWEPLLKHAGAIFMGAFTSESLGDYCAGPNHVLPTSGTARFSSPLGVYDFQKRSSLIEVSEAGAQKLGVIAAELAYGEGLQAHAQAAEMRLKRGG